One Papaver somniferum cultivar HN1 chromosome 10, ASM357369v1, whole genome shotgun sequence genomic window carries:
- the LOC113317032 gene encoding protein ecdysoneless homolog encodes MLRVRVPVSIAKVLKYEPCLISLAVESFYDRDVDSMKHAAKIKKFVSAGTSEEIFRGFIRMSRAMYAQLVQQTFQAPKCYPLSSRNDSSVYVEAELGMKIVCGHEMMYQQRRHENLDGNGTSTWEAFKESLEINGYFKQLLPGSIIAFPGQGCLNVFFQ; translated from the exons ATGCTTCGAGTTAGGGTTCCTGTTTCTATAGCCAAGGTTTTGAAATATGAACCATGTTTGATTTCACTAGCAGTAGAGAGTTTCtatgatagagatgttgattcAATGAAACATGCTGCTAAAATAAAGAAATTTGTAAGTGCCGGAACTAGTGAAGAGATTTTTAGGGGTTTTATTAGAATGTCAAGGGCAATGTATGCACAATTAGTTCAGCAAACTTTTCAAGCCCCCAAATGTTATCCATTGTCGTCCAGGAACGATAGTTCTGTTTATGTTGAAGCTGAGCTGGGTATGAAAATAGTGTGCGGGCATGAAATGATGTATCAACAAAGACGCCATGAAAATTTGGATGGTAACGGAACTAGTACTTGGGAAGCTTTCAAAGAGAGCTTAGAGATTAATGGGTATTTTAAACAACTACTTCCTGGATCAATTATTGCTTTTCCCGGGCAAG GGTGTTTGAATGTCTTTTTTCAATGA